In a genomic window of Enterobacter asburiae:
- the chbC gene encoding PTS N,N'-diacetylchitobiose transporter subunit IIC codes for MSKVIASLEKVLLPFAVKIGKQPHVNAIKNGFIKLMPLTLAGAMFVLINNVFLSFGEGSFFYSLGIRLDASTIETLNGFKAIGGNVYNGTLGIMSLMAPFFIGMALAEERKVDPLAAGLLSVAAFMTVTPYSVGEAYAVGANWLGGANIISGIVIGLVVAEMFTFIIRRNWVIRLPDSVPASVSRSFSALIPGFIILSIMGIIAWALSHWGTNFHQIIMDSISTPLASMGGVVGWAYVIFTSLLWFFGVHGSLALAALDSGIMTPWALENVALYQQYGSVDAALAAGKTFHVWAKPMLDSYIFLGGTGATLGLIIAVFIVSRRADYRQVAKLALPSGIFQINEPILFGLPIIMNPVMFIPFILVQPLLAAITLTAYYMGIIPPITNIAPWTMPAGLGAFFNTNGSVAAFLLAIFNLGIATLLYMPFVAIANKAATIIDEEESEEEIALSLKF; via the coding sequence ATGAGTAAAGTCATCGCTTCACTTGAAAAGGTACTCCTTCCTTTTGCTGTTAAAATAGGAAAGCAGCCTCACGTTAATGCCATCAAAAACGGTTTTATTAAATTAATGCCGTTGACGCTGGCAGGGGCCATGTTCGTTTTAATTAACAACGTTTTTCTTAGCTTTGGTGAAGGTTCCTTCTTTTATTCATTAGGAATTCGGTTAGACGCTTCCACTATTGAAACCCTTAATGGTTTTAAAGCCATCGGCGGCAACGTCTATAACGGTACGTTGGGTATTATGTCGCTGATGGCGCCTTTCTTTATCGGGATGGCGCTGGCTGAAGAGCGGAAAGTGGATCCGCTGGCCGCCGGGTTATTATCCGTTGCCGCGTTTATGACCGTCACGCCATACAGCGTGGGGGAGGCGTATGCCGTCGGCGCGAACTGGCTGGGTGGCGCCAACATTATCTCCGGTATTGTTATCGGCCTGGTGGTGGCAGAAATGTTCACCTTTATTATCCGTCGCAACTGGGTCATCCGTCTGCCGGATAGCGTACCGGCCTCCGTTTCTCGTTCATTTTCCGCGTTGATCCCAGGCTTCATTATTCTCTCCATCATGGGGATTATCGCCTGGGCGCTCTCTCACTGGGGCACGAACTTCCACCAGATCATCATGGACTCTATCTCTACGCCGCTGGCGTCGATGGGTGGCGTGGTCGGTTGGGCGTATGTGATTTTCACCTCTCTGCTGTGGTTCTTCGGCGTGCATGGTTCACTGGCACTGGCCGCGCTGGACAGCGGGATTATGACCCCATGGGCACTGGAAAACGTTGCGCTTTACCAGCAGTACGGCTCCGTTGATGCGGCGCTGGCGGCAGGTAAAACCTTCCATGTGTGGGCGAAGCCGATGCTTGACTCCTATATCTTCCTGGGTGGTACCGGGGCGACCCTGGGTCTGATCATCGCGGTCTTTATTGTCTCTCGTCGCGCTGACTACCGTCAGGTGGCGAAACTGGCGCTGCCATCGGGCATCTTCCAGATTAACGAGCCGATTCTGTTCGGTCTGCCAATCATCATGAACCCGGTAATGTTTATCCCGTTCATTCTGGTGCAGCCGCTGCTGGCAGCGATCACCCTGACGGCCTATTACATGGGTATTATTCCACCGATCACCAACATTGCACCGTGGACCATGCCGGCAGGTCTGGGCGCGTTCTTTAACACCAACGGTAGCGTCGCGGCCTTCCTGCTGGCGATATTCAACCTCGGGATTGCCACCCTGCTGTACATGCCATTCGTGGCGATTGCGAACAAAGCCGCCACCATCATTGATGAAGAAGAGAGCGAAGAGGAAATTGCCCTCTCACTGAAATTCTAA
- the chbB gene encoding PTS N,N'-diacetylchitobiose transporter subunit IIB — protein sequence MEKKHIYLFCSAGMSTSLLVSKMRAQAEKYEVPVVIEAFPETLAGEKGQKADVVLLGPQIAYMLPEIQRLLPNKPVEVIDSGLYGKIDGLGVLKAAVAAIKKAAN from the coding sequence ATGGAAAAGAAACATATCTACCTGTTCTGCTCAGCCGGCATGTCAACCTCGCTTCTGGTGTCAAAGATGCGCGCGCAGGCTGAAAAGTATGAAGTCCCTGTGGTGATTGAAGCGTTTCCAGAGACGCTGGCGGGCGAAAAAGGCCAGAAAGCCGATGTTGTTTTACTGGGGCCTCAAATTGCCTACATGCTGCCCGAAATTCAACGACTGTTACCGAATAAACCGGTCGAGGTGATCGACTCGGGGCTGTACGGCAAGATTGATGGTTTAGGTGTACTAAAAGCTGCTGTGGCAGCCATTAAAAAAGCTGCTAATTAA
- a CDS encoding 6-phospho-beta-glucosidase: MQKKLKVVTIGGGSSYTPELLEGFLKRYHELPVSELWLVDVEEGQEKLDIIFDLCKRMVEKAGVPMTVHKSVDRRLALKDADFVTTQLRVGQLKARELDERIPLSHGYLGQETNGAGGLFKGLRTIPVIFDIVKDVQEVCPNAWVINFTNPAGMVTEAVYRHTSFKRFIGVCNIPIGMKMFIRDVLELTDSDDLSIDLFGLNHLVFIKDVIVNGKSRFAELLDGVASGRLTAASVKNIFDLPFSEGLIRSLNLLPCSYLLYYFKQKEMLAIEMGEYYKGGARAQIVQKVEKQLFDLYKDPNLNVKPKALEQRGGAYYSDAACEVINAIYNDKQAEHYVNVPHHGHIDNIPADWAVEMTCILGRDGAKPHPRITHFDDKVMGLIHTIKGFEVAASNAALSGELNDVLLALNLSPLVHSDRDAEQLASEMILAHEKWLPNFAATIEKLKFKHH; encoded by the coding sequence ATGCAAAAGAAATTAAAAGTCGTAACCATTGGCGGCGGCAGCAGCTATACCCCGGAATTACTTGAAGGCTTTTTAAAACGCTATCACGAATTACCGGTCAGCGAATTATGGCTGGTGGATGTTGAGGAAGGTCAGGAGAAGCTGGATATTATTTTCGACCTGTGCAAGCGCATGGTTGAGAAAGCGGGCGTGCCTATGACCGTGCATAAATCCGTCGATCGTCGCCTGGCGCTGAAGGATGCGGATTTCGTCACTACCCAGCTGCGCGTCGGCCAACTGAAAGCGCGCGAGCTGGACGAGCGTATTCCGCTGAGCCACGGCTATCTGGGGCAGGAGACCAACGGCGCGGGCGGCCTGTTCAAAGGCCTGCGTACCATTCCGGTGATTTTCGACATCGTAAAAGATGTGCAAGAGGTCTGCCCGAACGCGTGGGTGATTAACTTCACTAACCCGGCCGGAATGGTGACCGAGGCGGTTTATCGTCATACCAGTTTCAAACGCTTTATCGGCGTCTGCAATATCCCGATCGGCATGAAGATGTTTATCCGCGACGTGCTGGAGCTGACCGACAGTGACGATCTTTCTATCGACCTGTTCGGCCTGAACCACTTGGTGTTCATTAAGGACGTCATCGTGAACGGAAAATCGCGCTTTGCCGAGCTGCTCGACGGCGTGGCTTCCGGTCGCCTGACCGCGGCCTCCGTGAAGAACATCTTTGACCTGCCGTTCAGCGAAGGGCTTATCCGCTCGCTGAATCTGCTGCCGTGCTCGTACCTGCTTTACTACTTCAAGCAGAAAGAGATGCTGGCCATCGAAATGGGCGAGTACTATAAGGGCGGCGCGCGCGCGCAGATCGTTCAGAAAGTTGAGAAGCAGCTGTTCGATTTGTATAAAGATCCGAACCTGAACGTTAAACCGAAAGCGCTGGAGCAGCGCGGCGGGGCCTATTATTCTGATGCGGCGTGTGAAGTGATCAACGCCATCTACAACGACAAGCAGGCGGAGCACTATGTCAACGTGCCGCATCACGGCCATATCGACAATATCCCGGCTGACTGGGCGGTTGAGATGACCTGCATCCTGGGACGCGATGGCGCTAAACCGCATCCACGCATCACCCACTTCGATGATAAGGTCATGGGCCTGATCCACACCATCAAAGGCTTTGAAGTGGCGGCAAGCAATGCAGCGCTGAGCGGCGAGCTCAATGACGTGCTTCTGGCGCTGAACCTTAGCCCGCTGGTGCATTCCGACCGCGATGCGGAGCAGCTGGCCAGCGAGATGATCCTGGCGCATGAAAAATGGTTGCCGAACTTTGCCGCCACGATCGAGAAGCTGAAGTTCAAACATCACTGA
- the chbG gene encoding chitin disaccharide deacetylase, whose product MENLLIVNADDFGLSKGQNYGIIEACRRGVVTSTTALVNGEAVEHAAQLSREVPELGVGMHFVLTLGMPLSPMPGLTRDGLLGKWIWELAEQDALPLEEVARELDCQYNRFVDLFGKAPTHIDSHHHVHMIPAIFPIVAVFAQRKGVAMRVDREVQGVPDCAVKTTEGFSSAFYGDEIDEALFLKVLEDSAARGERSLEVMAHPAFVDNIVRKSAYCWPRLAELDVLTSASLKYAIAERGYRLGTFGDL is encoded by the coding sequence ATGGAAAACCTGCTGATCGTTAATGCTGATGACTTTGGCCTCTCTAAAGGTCAGAACTACGGCATTATTGAAGCCTGTCGTCGGGGGGTTGTAACCTCTACCACGGCACTGGTGAATGGTGAGGCGGTTGAACACGCGGCGCAGCTGAGCCGCGAGGTGCCGGAGTTGGGCGTCGGCATGCATTTTGTGCTGACGCTCGGGATGCCGCTTTCGCCAATGCCGGGCCTGACGCGCGACGGCCTGCTGGGCAAATGGATTTGGGAGCTGGCGGAGCAGGACGCTCTGCCGCTCGAAGAGGTTGCCCGTGAGCTGGACTGCCAGTACAACCGCTTTGTTGATCTGTTTGGCAAGGCGCCGACGCATATTGACAGCCACCATCATGTGCACATGATCCCGGCGATTTTCCCGATCGTTGCGGTGTTTGCCCAACGCAAAGGCGTGGCGATGCGCGTGGATCGTGAGGTGCAGGGCGTGCCGGACTGTGCCGTGAAAACAACTGAGGGGTTCAGCAGCGCCTTTTACGGCGACGAGATCGACGAAGCGCTGTTCCTGAAGGTGCTGGAAGATTCCGCCGCCAGGGGGGAACGGTCGCTGGAAGTTATGGCGCATCCTGCTTTTGTCGATAACATAGTGCGGAAAAGCGCCTACTGCTGGCCGCGCCTCGCTGAGCTGGACGTGTTAACGTCGGCCTCGCTTAAGTATGCGATTGCCGAGCGTGGGTATCGTCTGGGGACGTTTGGGGATCTGTGA
- the chbR gene encoding transcriptional regulator ChbR, with protein sequence MEQQEVSTMEIKTAFEQQLFNGKNFHVVIYNKTESASGLHQHDYYEFTIVLTGRYYQEINGKRVLLERGDFVFLPMGSYHQSFYEFGATRILNVGVSRRFFEKHYLPLVPFCFVASQVYRVKNEFMTWIETVIASLNFRDNEFDEFIETVTFYVMNRLRHHREEQQVTDDVPQWLRSTVELMHDKGQFSENALENMVSLSGKSQEYLTRATQRYYRKTPVQIINEIRINFAKKQLEITNYSVTDIAYESGYSSPSLFIKTFKKLTSFTPNSYRKNLTVIN encoded by the coding sequence ATTGAGCAGCAGGAGGTCAGCACGATGGAAATCAAAACCGCATTTGAACAGCAACTGTTTAATGGCAAAAATTTTCACGTGGTTATCTACAACAAGACGGAGAGCGCCAGCGGTCTGCACCAGCATGACTACTATGAGTTCACGATTGTTCTGACCGGGCGCTACTACCAGGAGATCAACGGTAAGCGCGTCCTGCTAGAGCGAGGGGATTTTGTCTTCCTGCCGATGGGTTCCTATCACCAGAGCTTTTACGAATTTGGCGCGACCCGCATTCTGAACGTGGGCGTCAGCAGACGCTTCTTTGAGAAGCACTATCTGCCGCTGGTGCCGTTCTGCTTTGTGGCGTCCCAGGTCTACCGTGTGAAAAACGAGTTCATGACCTGGATTGAAACGGTCATCGCCTCGCTTAACTTCCGCGACAATGAATTTGATGAGTTTATTGAAACGGTGACCTTCTACGTGATGAACCGGTTGCGGCATCACCGTGAAGAGCAGCAGGTGACGGATGATGTTCCACAGTGGCTGCGCAGCACCGTGGAACTGATGCACGATAAAGGCCAGTTCAGCGAAAATGCGCTGGAAAATATGGTATCCCTCTCGGGGAAATCCCAGGAATATCTGACCCGCGCGACGCAGCGTTATTATCGTAAAACGCCGGTGCAAATTATTAATGAAATCCGCATTAACTTTGCCAAAAAACAGCTGGAAATTACCAACTATTCTGTCACCGATATTGCGTATGAGTCAGGATACAGCAGTCCCAGTCTGTTTATTAAAACTTTTAAAAAATTGACGTCATTCACACCGAACAGCTACCGGAAGAATTTAACGGTAATTAATTAA
- the chbA gene encoding PTS N,N'-diacetylchitobiose transporter subunit IIA, whose product MLDLDSIVADEAAENDLEEVVMGLIINSGQARSLAYAALKQAKQGDFAAAKTMMEQSRTALNEAHLVQTKLIESDQGEGKMKVSLVLVHAQDHLMTSMLARELVAELIELHEKMH is encoded by the coding sequence ATGTTAGATTTGGATAGTATCGTCGCAGACGAAGCCGCAGAGAACGATCTCGAAGAAGTGGTGATGGGCCTCATCATCAACTCCGGTCAGGCGCGCAGCCTGGCGTATGCCGCACTGAAGCAGGCCAAGCAGGGCGATTTCGCCGCCGCGAAAACCATGATGGAGCAGTCCCGCACGGCGCTGAACGAAGCGCACCTGGTGCAGACAAAGCTGATTGAAAGCGACCAGGGCGAAGGGAAGATGAAGGTCAGTCTGGTGCTGGTACACGCACAGGATCACCTGATGACGTCCATGCTGGCGCGCGAGCTGGTGGCGGAGTTGATTGAGCTTCACGAGAAAATGCATTAA